Proteins encoded in a region of the Deltaproteobacteria bacterium genome:
- a CDS encoding response regulator transcription factor — translation MEKISLIIVDDHPMFLAGLQQLFKKQVDFDVMGAAENVGQLEDLLRKGTPALILMDIEMPAGDGISATSFVRKHSPTTKVVILTGYDNPDLIFRALKAGAVGYLLKNSRPKDILETLRKVAAGEIFLNPELAGKFLREFQRDQELEEVRRLVQTLTPREEEVLRLVATGATNREISRRLFISELTVKMHLASIFRKLQVNDRTKAAVLALKAGLGQV, via the coding sequence ATGGAGAAAATTTCTCTTATTATCGTTGATGACCATCCCATGTTCCTGGCCGGTCTTCAGCAACTTTTTAAGAAGCAGGTTGATTTTGACGTCATGGGGGCGGCTGAGAATGTCGGCCAATTGGAAGATCTTCTTCGGAAAGGGACGCCTGCTCTCATCCTCATGGATATTGAAATGCCTGCCGGCGATGGGATCAGCGCCACCAGTTTCGTTCGCAAGCACTCGCCCACAACGAAGGTGGTTATCTTGACCGGGTACGACAATCCAGATTTGATTTTTCGTGCTCTCAAAGCCGGAGCGGTCGGGTATCTTCTCAAAAATTCTCGGCCCAAAGATATTCTTGAAACCTTACGAAAGGTGGCGGCCGGAGAAATCTTTCTTAATCCCGAGCTGGCCGGGAAGTTTCTACGAGAATTCCAACGCGATCAGGAACTTGAAGAGGTGCGTCGTCTGGTTCAGACTTTGACCCCTCGCGAGGAGGAGGTGTTGCGGCTAGTCGCGACGGGAGCCACGAACCGCGAAATTAGTCGCAGGTTGTTCATTAGTGAACTGACAGTCAAAATGCACTTGGCCAGTATTTTTCGGAAGCTGCAAGTCAACGACCGGACGAAGGCGGCAGTCTTGGCCTTAAAGGCTGGATTGGGACAAGTGTGA